The following are encoded in a window of Manduca sexta isolate Smith_Timp_Sample1 chromosome 16, JHU_Msex_v1.0, whole genome shotgun sequence genomic DNA:
- the LOC115447226 gene encoding epidermal growth factor receptor substrate 15-like 1, with the protein MAALPSPTQVAGTHSAIYEAYYNQVDPNGSGVIQALDAARFLKKSRLSDVILSKIWDLSDPNGKGYLDKAGLFVALKLVALAQAGKDISMSNIQSEAPPPKLGELPKVPPVSAAPPARPAAPSPAPPALSDWSMKPHERDKYSQLFDSLQPNNGLIAGNKVKGVLMESKLPLETLGKIWDLADQDRDGMLDRHEFMVAMHLVYKALEKHAVPTTLPPELRPRAPPSRPASRPASPRPPPPRPHPPAHALRTRTRARARACTAVKRRAARGTVGSLQCPTQTAPAPLSSSMSSIPPVPSLPAQSSWVVTPAEKAQYDAQFALADLDRDGYVSGAEIKHAFLESGLPQSTLAHIWALCDTRALGKLSRAQYALAMWLVARALRGTPPPAALAPDMLPPDDEQVSVTAVPRAARARHVARGARAAGHAAARRARAGHAAAGRRAGECHSCPARSTRSPCGSWRARCGHAAARRARAGHAAAGRRAGECHSCPARSTRSPCGSWRARCGHAAARRARAGHAAHALAMWLVARALRGTPPPAALAPDMLPPDDEQHALAMWLVARSKRGTPPHDALAPDMLPPDDEQHALAMWLVARALRGTPPPAALAPDMLPPDDEQQAPLAQAAGAAGAPVGGALQLGAQPTPEMEAIAREVEALARERLALDADRADKQHALNTAAAEGHALQSELDTLTATLKQLENQKGEAQKRLNDLKTQVEKLRSQVSAQEAAAAETEAEVAARRAAAHTLKEKERALQQEVSDAHAHAEALTAQLRKTVLAVSQANIKISHLEEHHRVLEEACAALAGGAAGAAGAEALLQLQPLHARDHLQRLVRGATPNDALEDESFPQSNGFEESAPGGFASDPFKDSPFASVPQNDPFAPTTNNNNAVKDGFASDPFASDADPFAGDAFAPQDTAANTNDDGAWADPFAVLHAPARDATPTPALPPKRHKTPPPRPAPPRPTPPHKTDRANMDFTDDPFKDYRYEDPFNIEDPFADAAAVRADPAARPTSVAGFETDDFFASSTVNGSFTLPEKRSGRVSAPPVAYDPFSGRSEFNTANNNETWAAWPNDNWATDSAWTEPTSQKADAWSAASKNTNVTTNDRKTENWANKSDNWANKSDNWATDWSIDQNKNLNETWPNTLPAKKEKSPRPVKYAKSLVNTIGGIGRSRQKEKKAKEAKEAKELRASAEALPSEETQWAWAAAESRRLQRAAEQQRRREDAELQLALAISRQDK; encoded by the exons ATGGCTGCCTTGCCTTCTCCTACTCAG GTGGCAGGGACCCACAGTGCTATATATGAAGCTTATTACAATCAG GTGGACCCAAATGGCAGCGGGGTGATCCAGGCCCTGGATGCGGCCAGGTTCCTAAAGAAGTCCCGGCTCAGCGATGTGATCCTCAGCAAGATATGGGACCTCTCAGATCCCAATGGCAAAGGATATTTGGATAAG GCGGGGCTGTTCGTGGCACTGAAGCTGGTCGCGCTGGCGCAGGCCGGCAAGGACATCAGCATGAGCAACATACAGTCCGAGGCGCCGCCTCCAAAACTT GGCGAGCTGCCCAAAGTGCCGCCGGTGAGCGCGGCTCCCCCCGCGCGCCCCGCCGCGCcctcgcccgcgccgcccgcgctcaGCGACTGGAGCATGAAGCCGCACGAGCGCGACAAGTACAGCCAGCTGTTCGACTCGCTGCAGCCCAACAACGGACTCATCGCCGGCAACAAG GTGAAAGGAGTGCTAATGGAATCGAAGCTGCCGCTGGAGACGCTCGGCAAGATATGGGACCTCGCCGACCAGGACCGGGACGGGATGCTCGACAGGCACGAGTTCATGGTG GCGATGCACCTGGTGTACAAGGCGCTGGAGAAGCACGCGGTGCCGACCACGCTCCCGCCCGAGCTgcggccgcgcgcgccgccctcGCGCCCCGCCTCGCGCCCCGCctccccgcgcccgccgccgccgcgcccgcaccCGCCCGCGCACGCGCTCCGCACCCgcacccgcgcccgcgcccgcgcctgcACCGCAGTCAAACGCCGCGCTGCTCGAGGGACTGTTGGATCTCTCCAGTGT CCGACACAAACCGCTCCGGCGCCGCTGTCGTCGTCGATGTCGTCGATCCCGCCAGTGCCGTCGCTGCCGGCACAGAGCTCGTGGGTGGTGACGCCAGCGGAGAAGGCACAGTATGACGCGCAGTTCGCGCTCGCAGACCTCGACAGAGATGG ATACGTGTCCGGTGCGGAGATCAAGCACGCGTTCCTGGAGTCTGGCCTACCACAGAGCACGCTGGCGCACATCTGGGCGCTGTGCGACACGCGCGCGCTCGGCAAACTGTCCCGCGCACAGTACGCGCTCGCCATGTGGCTCGTGGCGCGCGCGCTGCGGGgcacgccgccgcccgccgcgctcgCGCCGGACATGCTGCCGCCGGACGACGAGCAGGTGAGTGTCACAGCTGTCCCGCGCGCAGCACGCGCTCGCCATGTGGCTCGTGGCGCGCGCGCTGCGGGgcacgccgccgcccgccgcgctcgCGCCGGACATGCTGCCGCCGGACGACGAGCAGGTGAGTGTCACAGCTGTCCCGCGCGCAGCACGCGCTCGCCATGTGGCTCGTGGCGCGCGCGCTGCGGgcacgccgccgcccgccgcgctcgCGCCGGACATGCTGCCGCCGGACGACGAGCAGGTGAGTGTCACAGCTGTCCCGCGCGCAGCACGCGCTCGCCATGTGGCTCGTGGCGCGCGCGCTGCGGgcacgccgccgcccgccgcgctcgCGCCGGACATGCTGCC CACGCGCTCGCCATGTGGCTCGTGGCGCGCGCGCTGCGGGgcacgccgccgcccgccgcgctcgCGCCGGACATGCTGCCGCCGGACGACGAGCAG CACGCGCTCGCCATGTGGCTCGTGGCGCGCTCGAAGAGAGGAACCCCACCCCACGACGCGCTCGCGCCGGACATGCTGCCGCCGGACGACGAGCAG CACGCGCTCGCCATGTGGCTCGTGGCGCGCGCGCTGCGGGgcacgccgccgcccgccgcgctcgCGCCGGACATGCTGCCGCCGGACGACGAGCAG CAGGCGCCGCTGGCGCAGGCGGCGGGCGCGGCTGGTGCGCCGGTGGGGGGCGCGCTGCAGCTGGGCGCGCAGCCCACGCCGGAGATGGAGGCCATCGCGCGCGAGGTGGAGGCGCTCGCGCGGGAGCGCCTCGCGCTCGACGCCGACCGCGCCGACAAGCAGCACGCGCTCAACACCGCCGCCGCCGAGGGACACGCGTTGCAG AGTGAACTGGACACGCTGACGGCGACGCTGAAACAGTTGGAGAACCAGAAGGGGGAAGCACAAAAGAGATTGAACGATCTCAAAACACAG GTAGAGAAGCTCCGGTCGCAGGTGTCGGCTCAGGAAGCGGCGGCGGCCGAGACGGAAGCGGAAGtggccgcccgccgcgccgccgcgcacacGCTGAAGGAGAAGGAGCGCGCGCTGCAGCAAGAGGTCAGcgatgcgcacgcgcacgccgAGGCGCTCACCGCGCAACTGCGCAAGACCGTGCTCGCCGTCAGCCAG GCGAACATCAAGATCTCGCACCTCGAGGAGCACCACCGCGTGCTGGAGGAGGCGTGCGCGGCGCTGGCGGGGggtgcggcgggcgcggcgggcgcggagGCGCTGCTGCAGCTGCAGCCGCTGCACGCGCGCGACCACCTGCAGCGCCTCGTGCGCGGCGCCACGCCCAACGACGCGCTG GAGGACGAGTCGTTCCCGCAGAGCAACGGGTTCGAGGAGTCGGCGCCGGGCGGGTTCGCGTCGGACCCGTTCAAGGACTCGCCGTTCGCGTCCGTGCCGCAGAACGACCCGTTCGCGCCCACCACCAACAACAACAACGCTGTTAAG GACGGCTTCGCGTCGGACCCGTTCGCGTCGGACGCGGACCCGTTCGCGGGCGACGCGTTCGCGCCGCAGGACACCGCCGCCAACACTAATGATGAC gGCGCGTGGGCGGACCCGTTCGCGGTGCTGCACGCGCCGGCGCGCGACGCCACGCCCACGCCCGCGCTGCCGCCCAAGCGACACAAGACGCCGCCGCCGCGGCCCGCGCCGCCGCGACCCACCCCGCCGCACAAG ACCGACCGCGCCAACATGGACTTCACCGACGACCCCTTCAAGGACTACAGGTACGAGGACCCCTTCAACATCGAGGACCCGTTCGCGGACGCGGCGGCCGTCCGCGCCGACCCGGCGGCCAGGCCCACCTCCGTCGCCGGCTTCGAGACCGATGACTTCTTCGCCTCCTCCACCGTCAACGGCAGCTTCACTCTGCCCGAGAAACGCAGCGGCCGAGTGTCCGCGCCGCCGGTCGCCTACGACCCCTTTTCCGGCCGATCGGAGTTCAACACCGCCAACAACAACGAGACGTGGGCTGCCTGGCCCAACGACAACTGGGCGACAGACTCCGCGTGGACAGAACCCACAAGTCAGAAAGCGGACGCGTGGTCCGCCGCTTCCAAAAACACCAACGTCACCACCAATGACCGTAAGACCGAAAACTGGGCGAACAAATCCGACAACTGGGCAAACAAATCAGATAATTGGGCGACCGACTGGTCCATCGATCAGAACAAGAACTTGAACGAGACGTGGCCGAACACGCTCCCGGCCAAAAAAGAGAAGTCGCCGAGGCCGGTCAAGTACGCCAAATCGCTCGTCAACACGATAGGTGGCATCGGCCGGAGCAGGCAGAAGGAGAAGAAAGCCAAGGAGGCGAAGGAGGCAAAGGAGTTGCGCGCGTCGGCGGAGGCGCTGCCGTCGGAGGAGACGCAGTGGGCCTGGGCCGCCGCCGAGTCGCGCCGCCTGCAGCGCGCCGCCGAGCAGCAGCGCCGCCGCGAGGACGCCGAGCTGCAGCTCGCGCTCGCCATCTCACGCCAGGACAAGTGA